In Clostridium sp. DL-VIII, the following proteins share a genomic window:
- a CDS encoding phage tail tip lysozyme, producing the protein MAENMNDNAKYIYSFFKNKGWTSNSICGMLGNMQGESGIIADKNEAGGGGGYGLVQWTPKSVLTNWASQNGLDYKTVDTQCRRIQWELENGQQFYATSAYPMNFKQFTQSTSTPTYLAAVFINNYERPANSNQPQRGVWAEQWYSTLVTGTTPPSSGNSNVQAGQVQANKFAGCNIDTDGVRGAETKKAGIKVLQHAMNLDYNAGLAVDGVWGTASSNALGSHYVKSGETQYMVTAAEILVMLRGYNPNGVEYPGTFGSGLKTAITSFQSANGLSADGICGRDTFISLIS; encoded by the coding sequence ATGGCTGAAAACATGAATGACAATGCAAAATATATTTATTCATTTTTTAAAAACAAGGGGTGGACAAGTAATTCTATTTGTGGAATGCTTGGAAACATGCAAGGAGAATCAGGGATTATCGCAGACAAAAATGAAGCCGGCGGAGGTGGAGGATACGGTTTAGTACAGTGGACTCCAAAATCTGTTCTTACTAATTGGGCAAGTCAAAATGGATTAGATTATAAGACTGTTGATACACAATGCAGAAGAATACAATGGGAACTTGAAAATGGTCAGCAATTTTATGCAACAAGTGCTTATCCAATGAATTTTAAGCAATTTACTCAAAGTACAAGTACTCCTACTTATTTAGCAGCAGTGTTTATAAATAATTATGAAAGACCTGCTAATTCTAACCAACCACAAAGAGGTGTTTGGGCTGAACAATGGTATAGTACCCTTGTTACTGGAACTACTCCGCCATCTTCTGGTAATTCTAATGTTCAAGCTGGACAAGTTCAAGCAAATAAGTTTGCTGGATGTAACATTGATACTGATGGCGTTAGAGGTGCTGAAACAAAAAAAGCAGGGATTAAGGTTTTACAACATGCCATGAATTTAGATTATAATGCAGGTCTTGCTGTAGATGGAGTATGGGGAACTGCATCCAGTAATGCTTTAGGAAGTCATTATGTAAAGAGTGGAGAAACTCAATATATGGTTACAGCAGCTGAAATTCTAGTAATGTTAAGGGGATATAATCCAAATGGTGTAGAGTATCCAGGAACTTTTGGTTCAGGACTTAAAACAGCAATAACTTCATTTCAAAGTGCTAATGGCTTATCTGCAGATGGAATATGTGGTAGAGATACCTTCATTTCATTAATTAGCTAA
- a CDS encoding ATP-binding cassette domain-containing protein — protein sequence MIKINNLSYSFPNKDLYHNISFTLEEDQHCAFIGASGSGKSTLIDIIMDPEKYMFDGTLEIDTNCRIGYVSQFYELDKTKETTVFEYLCEDYIKLQNEITSICSLMETASDIDALLLKYQEALDSLDAIGGDDFESNLSKKLNLANLSSLKDLKLSELSGGEFKLIQVIKEMLNEPSLMIMDEPDVFLDFENLNSLRNLINSHKGMMLVITHNRYLLNHCFNKIIHLENMELQEFDGSYIEYNFSLLQTKIELQELAASDDEEIERNERIIKRLRDRAEVTGETAAGRYLKGKMKFLERLESRRIKTPFVEIKQPYIRLLTKNPIEETIALKVSDYSASFEDILLENVNFEINSTDKVAIVGLNGAGKTTLLRDIFKNNHSAIEINPDIEIAYLSQKQDEILNESNTILEEFLNAGFKTYEDVETYISNYDFDEESVKQKIEALSGGEKNLLQLAKISASNANMLLLDEPISHLDTYSQLALETAIQNYNGAILMISHDYYSIINCVDYVLLIEDKTIRRMNMRKFRKMIYEKYFDKDYLEIEQKKRDLEMKIAISLRNTDFERAKTLCEELEPLIKLL from the coding sequence ATGATAAAAATAAATAACTTGTCCTACTCATTTCCAAATAAAGATCTCTATCATAATATTTCGTTTACTTTAGAAGAGGATCAGCATTGTGCCTTTATAGGTGCTAGTGGTAGTGGAAAAAGTACACTTATAGATATTATTATGGACCCTGAAAAATACATGTTCGATGGTACTTTAGAGATAGACACAAACTGCAGAATCGGATATGTAAGTCAATTCTATGAACTGGATAAAACAAAGGAAACTACAGTTTTCGAATATCTATGTGAAGATTATATTAAACTACAAAATGAAATAACTTCTATTTGCAGCTTAATGGAAACAGCTTCTGACATTGATGCTTTACTCCTAAAGTACCAAGAAGCATTAGATTCACTTGATGCAATAGGCGGTGATGATTTCGAAAGCAACTTAAGTAAGAAATTAAATCTTGCAAACTTAAGCTCCCTTAAAGATTTAAAATTATCTGAACTTAGTGGTGGAGAGTTTAAGCTTATTCAAGTAATTAAAGAAATGCTTAATGAGCCTAGCTTAATGATTATGGATGAACCTGATGTGTTTTTAGATTTTGAAAACCTTAATTCTCTTAGAAATTTAATTAATTCTCACAAAGGAATGATGCTTGTCATCACTCATAATAGATATCTATTAAATCATTGTTTTAATAAAATTATTCATCTTGAAAATATGGAGCTCCAAGAGTTTGATGGAAGCTATATTGAATATAACTTCTCTTTACTTCAGACTAAAATTGAACTTCAAGAACTGGCTGCTTCCGATGATGAAGAAATTGAGAGAAATGAACGTATAATCAAAAGACTAAGAGATAGAGCGGAAGTTACAGGTGAAACTGCTGCTGGAAGATATCTAAAAGGTAAAATGAAATTTCTAGAAAGATTAGAATCTCGTAGAATAAAAACACCATTTGTAGAAATTAAACAACCTTATATAAGGTTACTTACTAAGAATCCGATTGAAGAAACCATTGCTTTAAAAGTTAGTGATTACAGTGCCAGCTTTGAAGATATCCTTTTAGAAAATGTTAACTTTGAAATAAACTCTACTGATAAAGTAGCTATCGTTGGCTTAAATGGTGCTGGGAAAACTACGCTGCTTAGAGATATTTTCAAAAATAATCATTCAGCTATTGAAATAAATCCTGACATTGAAATAGCATATTTATCACAAAAGCAAGATGAAATACTTAATGAGTCTAATACAATACTTGAAGAATTCCTAAATGCAGGATTTAAAACTTACGAAGATGTAGAAACATATATTTCAAACTATGATTTTGATGAAGAAAGTGTAAAACAAAAAATAGAAGCTTTATCTGGCGGGGAAAAGAATCTGCTTCAATTAGCTAAGATTTCTGCAAGCAATGCAAATATGCTGCTTCTAGATGAACCAATAAGCCATTTAGACACCTATTCTCAATTGGCACTTGAAACTGCCATCCAAAATTATAATGGTGCTATTTTAATGATATCTCATGATTACTATTCTATAATAAACTGCGTAGACTATGTTTTACTCATAGAAGATAAAACAATTAGAAGAATGAATATGCGAAAATTTAGAAAGATGATTTATGAGAAGTATTTTGATAAAGACTACTTAGAAATTGAACAAAAGAAAAGAGATTTGGAAATGAAAATAGCCATCTCTCTTAGAAATACTGATTTTGAACGTGCAAAAACGTTATGTGAAGAGTTAGAGCCACTGATTAAATTGCTTTAA
- a CDS encoding DUF2089 domain-containing protein, producing the protein MSYKVISKCPICSAKLKIAKLKCSKCGTVIENDFEFSKFEYLEEEQLNFMEVFLKCRGNIKDVEKELGISYPTVRAKLDEVVSSLGYTVIKKPTVGNKEIIDMLEKGEISPDQAVNMIKEN; encoded by the coding sequence ATGAGTTATAAAGTAATTAGCAAATGTCCAATATGCAGTGCAAAATTGAAGATAGCGAAACTTAAATGCAGTAAATGTGGAACTGTCATAGAGAATGACTTTGAATTTTCTAAGTTTGAGTATTTAGAAGAAGAACAACTTAATTTTATGGAGGTTTTTTTAAAGTGCAGAGGTAATATTAAGGATGTTGAAAAGGAACTCGGTATCTCATATCCGACAGTAAGAGCTAAATTGGATGAAGTTGTTTCTTCTCTTGGTTATACTGTTATAAAAAAACCTACAGTGGGTAATAAGGAAATAATTGACATGCTAGAAAAAGGTGAAATATCACCTGATCAGGCTGTGAATATGATTAAAGAAAATTAA
- the vanR gene encoding VanR-ABDEGLN family response regulator transcription factor produces MSINILVVDDEQSIADLIEVYLKNEGFTIYKFYNGQDALRCVESEQLELAILDVMLPDIDGFTLCQKIRGNHNFPIIMLTAKEEEIDKITGLTLGADDYITKPFRPLELVARVKAQLRRFTKYNSAEQNQEEHLIAFSGLVLDMDTHECTLNEKKLSLTPTEFSILWVLCSNRGRVVSSEELFHEVWGDKYFTNSNNTVMVHIRHLREKMHDSTEHPKYIKTVWGVGYKIEK; encoded by the coding sequence ATGAGTATTAATATTTTGGTTGTAGACGATGAGCAGTCCATAGCGGACTTAATTGAAGTTTATTTAAAAAATGAGGGTTTTACAATATACAAATTTTATAACGGTCAAGATGCGCTCAGATGTGTTGAATCGGAACAGTTAGAGCTTGCGATACTTGATGTCATGCTGCCGGATATTGATGGCTTTACTCTCTGCCAGAAAATTAGGGGAAATCATAATTTTCCTATTATCATGCTGACTGCTAAAGAAGAAGAAATTGATAAAATTACCGGATTGACACTAGGTGCGGATGATTACATAACTAAACCGTTTCGCCCTTTGGAACTTGTTGCTCGTGTAAAGGCACAGCTTCGCAGATTTACGAAGTATAATTCTGCTGAGCAAAATCAGGAAGAACACTTGATTGCTTTTTCCGGCTTGGTATTGGACATGGATACCCATGAATGTACGCTGAATGAAAAAAAGTTATCTCTAACACCTACAGAGTTTTCAATTCTTTGGGTTCTTTGCTCCAATCGTGGACGGGTGGTAAGTTCGGAAGAATTGTTCCATGAGGTATGGGGAGATAAGTATTTCACTAACAGCAATAATACTGTAATGGTTCATATTAGGCATCTAAGAGAAAAAATGCATGATAGTACAGAACATCCTAAATATATCAAAACGGTATGGGGGGTTGGCTATAAAATTGAAAAGTGA
- a CDS encoding 4Fe-4S binding protein, whose product MAYVINADECQACGACKSDCPTSCISMQGGSYTIDASVCVDCGTCLNSCGFGAISAE is encoded by the coding sequence ATGGCTTATGTTATAAATGCTGATGAATGTCAAGCATGTGGAGCTTGTAAAAGTGATTGTCCTACATCTTGCATAAGTATGCAAGGTGGAAGCTACACAATTGATGCTAGTGTTTGCGTAGATTGTGGAACTTGCCTAAATTCGTGTGGTTTTGGTGCTATTTCAGCTGAATAA
- a CDS encoding efflux RND transporter permease subunit, which yields MSITEISVKRPAAMWMAVILFIGLGVMGYKSMGADLMPSMNIPVISIMTTYNGASAEDIKKDVVKPIEDSVSGISGVDVLNSTSGEGSGTVTITFKMSADINTAYLDVQKAVELASAKLPKEADKPILFKMDMNAIPIMIVSVNGDASYEELYNQSDILKQKLEKIPGVGNISLLGADKKQLMIKIDKATMEYYGVNVDTLIGTLQASNVNIPSGDIKQDNLDQSVRIIGQFNTVDDARNLLIPAGNGVNIRLGDIAKIDLEVPDATVLTRFNSNKTMAMIIGKQSDSNVVEVADSVKKELADINKTLPKGTEVNILMDTTTFINSSLTQIKHNLIEGIITTAIVLYLFFRSFRSSLVVLIAIPTSLVATFFMMYQMHFTLNMLSLMGLSLVVGTLVDDSIVVIENIQRHMDMGKNPLDAAIEGRREVGMAAIAISLCDVVVFAPISLVSGLVGQMFKEFGLTIVAATMFSLIVSFTITPMLSSRLLTNRNNKEKNEKKEKNNFLRRMNSKFSGINSKFSRISSNKKWSFERLVEAYKKALIWSLDNRKKVLAIVIAGVVFSVALIPLGVLKSEFIPMADQSSFTINLKLSPGSTLKQTDEKVSEVEKYLQGTKEVKNYFSLIGHDGQESADKSIAQIYVNLIPKGERKKSQSELASEIRVFGKNMSGVDFNVSESSSSGGSSKPVSIKIKGDDSDTIRGLSDEVEKLLNTVPGVTDISNSSSSRSSELRVNIDSLAATQYNISTTNIGSVVRMALAGTNVGVYRSNNEENDITLKFENGQIKSAEDLKSLKVTNSLGQQIPLSQVASIQNIDSDPSISREDKQDMVTVEANLQGRVLGEVTNDINAKLKALSVPDGYSISFGGNQKDMAESFSSLGLALCASLALVYMILVVLYESFLTPFIRMMALPCAIIGAFGLLALTGQTLNLMSIIGLIMLEGLASKNGTLLIDYTNTLMKRGMNLRDALIESGATRLRPIIMTSSTMIVSMLPVALSMGEGTEMKKSMAIVIIGGMVASTILSPIVLPIIYTLMDDLKGVVSFKKKKNQNLEGGSTYEV from the coding sequence ATGAGTATAACTGAGATATCGGTGAAAAGACCAGCTGCCATGTGGATGGCGGTAATTTTATTCATTGGACTTGGAGTTATGGGATATAAAAGCATGGGAGCAGATTTAATGCCTTCTATGAATATTCCTGTCATATCAATAATGACAACATATAATGGCGCCAGTGCAGAAGATATTAAAAAAGATGTTGTAAAACCAATTGAAGATTCGGTATCAGGAATAAGTGGTGTTGACGTTCTTAATTCTACTTCAGGGGAAGGGTCTGGTACTGTTACAATAACTTTTAAGATGAGCGCAGATATAAACACCGCATATTTAGATGTTCAAAAAGCTGTTGAACTTGCTTCAGCAAAACTTCCTAAAGAAGCAGATAAACCTATTTTGTTTAAAATGGATATGAATGCAATACCTATTATGATAGTTTCGGTAAATGGTGATGCTAGTTATGAAGAGCTTTATAATCAATCTGATATTTTAAAACAAAAGTTAGAAAAAATACCTGGAGTCGGAAATATATCATTGCTTGGCGCAGATAAGAAGCAATTGATGATAAAAATTGACAAAGCAACTATGGAGTATTATGGAGTTAATGTGGATACTTTAATAGGAACCTTGCAAGCGTCAAATGTTAATATACCATCTGGGGATATTAAACAAGACAACTTAGATCAATCTGTTAGAATTATTGGCCAGTTTAATACCGTTGATGATGCAAGAAATCTTTTAATACCTGCTGGTAATGGAGTAAATATTCGTCTTGGTGACATTGCAAAAATTGATTTAGAGGTTCCGGATGCTACCGTGTTAACAAGGTTTAATAGCAATAAGACTATGGCGATGATCATTGGAAAACAAAGTGATTCAAATGTAGTAGAAGTAGCTGATTCTGTAAAAAAAGAATTAGCCGATATAAACAAGACACTTCCAAAGGGAACAGAAGTAAATATTCTAATGGATACTACTACTTTTATTAATTCTTCACTTACTCAAATAAAACATAATCTTATAGAAGGAATTATAACTACTGCAATTGTACTTTATTTATTCTTCCGTAGTTTCCGTTCTTCTTTAGTAGTTTTAATTGCAATTCCAACATCACTGGTTGCTACGTTTTTTATGATGTATCAGATGCACTTTACCTTAAACATGCTGTCTTTGATGGGGTTATCTCTTGTTGTAGGTACTCTGGTGGATGATTCGATAGTTGTTATAGAAAATATACAGCGGCATATGGATATGGGGAAAAATCCACTAGACGCAGCAATTGAAGGACGTAGGGAAGTAGGTATGGCAGCAATAGCTATAAGTTTATGCGATGTTGTTGTATTTGCTCCAATTTCACTTGTGTCAGGTTTAGTTGGGCAGATGTTTAAGGAATTTGGACTTACAATAGTTGCAGCTACTATGTTTTCACTAATTGTATCTTTTACAATTACGCCAATGCTTTCGTCAAGGCTATTAACAAACAGAAATAATAAAGAGAAAAATGAAAAAAAAGAAAAGAATAACTTTTTGAGAAGAATGAATTCTAAATTTAGTGGAATAAACTCTAAATTCAGTAGAATAAGTTCTAATAAAAAATGGTCTTTTGAAAGACTAGTAGAGGCATATAAAAAAGCTCTCATATGGTCTTTAGATAACAGGAAAAAAGTTTTAGCTATAGTTATTGCAGGGGTTGTTTTTAGTGTGGCGCTTATTCCACTTGGAGTGCTAAAGTCAGAGTTTATACCTATGGCTGACCAGAGTTCTTTTACCATTAATCTAAAGCTTTCACCAGGATCTACTTTAAAACAAACGGACGAGAAAGTTTCGGAGGTAGAAAAATACTTACAGGGAACAAAAGAGGTAAAAAATTATTTTTCGTTGATTGGGCATGATGGACAAGAAAGTGCAGATAAATCTATAGCTCAGATTTACGTTAACTTAATTCCTAAGGGTGAACGTAAAAAGAGCCAAAGTGAACTTGCAAGTGAGATTCGTGTCTTTGGTAAAAATATGTCTGGAGTAGATTTTAATGTATCAGAGTCTTCTTCATCTGGTGGTAGTAGTAAGCCTGTATCAATTAAAATAAAAGGTGATGATTCAGATACTATAAGAGGATTATCAGATGAAGTTGAAAAATTACTAAACACAGTTCCTGGAGTCACTGATATAAGTAACTCTTCAAGTTCAAGAAGCAGTGAACTCAGGGTAAATATAGACAGCCTTGCAGCTACTCAGTACAATATTTCTACTACTAATATAGGTAGTGTTGTTAGAATGGCACTCGCAGGAACTAATGTGGGAGTGTACAGATCAAATAATGAGGAAAACGATATAACGCTTAAGTTTGAAAATGGTCAAATAAAGAGTGCTGAGGATCTTAAATCCTTGAAAGTTACAAATTCATTAGGACAGCAAATTCCACTTAGTCAAGTTGCTTCTATTCAAAATATAGATAGCGATCCTTCTATATCTAGAGAAGATAAGCAGGATATGGTTACTGTTGAAGCAAATCTTCAAGGTAGAGTACTTGGGGAAGTTACAAATGATATTAATGCTAAACTAAAAGCTCTTTCAGTTCCTGATGGATACAGTATAAGCTTCGGAGGGAATCAAAAAGATATGGCAGAGAGTTTTTCTTCTCTTGGACTTGCTTTATGTGCATCCTTAGCTCTTGTTTATATGATTTTAGTAGTACTTTATGAATCATTTCTAACTCCATTTATAAGAATGATGGCTCTGCCTTGTGCTATCATAGGAGCTTTTGGGTTATTGGCTCTAACTGGGCAGACACTAAACTTAATGTCCATTATTGGATTAATTATGTTAGAAGGACTAGCATCAAAAAATGGTACATTACTTATAGATTATACCAATACTCTTATGAAAAGAGGGATGAATTTAAGAGATGCTCTTATAGAATCAGGTGCTACTAGGTTAAGGCCAATAATAATGACAAGTTCAACAATGATTGTTTCCATGTTGCCAGTTGCTTTATCTATGGGTGAAGGAACTGAAATGAAAAAGAGTATGGCTATAGTAATCATTGGAGGGATGGTTGCATCAACAATCCTTTCACCAATTGTATTACCAATTATTTATACACTAATGGATGATTTAAAAGGAGTAGTATCTTTTAAAAAGAAGAAAAATCAAAACCTAGAGGGGGGCAGCACCTATGAAGTTTAA
- a CDS encoding efflux RND transporter periplasmic adaptor subunit translates to MKFKGLKKNKKLLIIGIVLVVVVIIIISIIAKKKPVEVMQEVKNVKTEKITTGTISTSVEYASNLKPEKEVVVLPKTGGRVATVDINVGDKVSVGQTLFTLDTTDYTAQLEQAQAGVSVASANLEKTSDSGFTQQLLQAEQLVGKLQIQYNTAKDSYDRTQALYLAQAASKKDLDDAKSQFDSTTIDLKNAQDSLELLKSKSGPEATKAAEASVEQAQAGVDIIQNQINNSTIIAPIAGVVSEKAVEVGQLASTQSGSVTVIDDSSLNAEINIPDKMLERIQVGLSVPVAINALPDAKIVGVIDNISPNTSSKNNFYVVKVKIDNSNNDIKAGMFAKISLPAEKKDNILMVPNETIKMENGVNYLYTVDNGQVKKVSVEIGISDDKFTEVTGEVQEDLDVITEGQNLLSDGEKVNLGQ, encoded by the coding sequence ATGAAGTTTAAGGGTTTAAAGAAAAATAAAAAGCTTTTAATAATAGGCATAGTTTTAGTGGTTGTTGTGATCATAATCATTTCTATCATTGCTAAAAAGAAACCTGTAGAAGTAATGCAAGAGGTTAAAAATGTGAAAACGGAAAAAATAACAACTGGAACAATTTCTACAAGTGTAGAATATGCAAGTAACTTAAAACCTGAAAAAGAGGTAGTGGTTTTACCGAAAACAGGAGGGAGAGTTGCAACTGTAGATATAAATGTTGGAGACAAAGTTAGTGTAGGTCAGACATTATTTACATTGGATACTACAGATTACACAGCACAACTTGAGCAGGCACAGGCTGGAGTTAGTGTAGCTAGTGCTAACTTAGAAAAAACAAGCGACTCAGGGTTTACACAGCAATTATTGCAAGCGGAACAGCTAGTAGGAAAGTTGCAAATTCAATATAATACTGCAAAAGACAGTTATGACAGAACACAAGCTTTGTATTTAGCACAAGCAGCATCTAAAAAGGACTTGGATGACGCAAAATCCCAATTTGATTCTACAACCATAGATTTAAAAAACGCGCAAGATAGTTTAGAACTATTAAAGAGTAAGTCAGGGCCTGAGGCCACAAAGGCAGCAGAAGCATCAGTGGAACAAGCACAGGCAGGAGTTGATATTATACAAAATCAAATAAATAATTCTACCATTATAGCACCAATAGCTGGAGTTGTATCAGAAAAAGCCGTAGAAGTAGGGCAGCTTGCTAGCACCCAATCAGGTTCTGTTACTGTTATAGATGATAGTAGTTTAAATGCAGAAATAAATATTCCTGACAAAATGCTTGAGAGAATTCAAGTAGGGCTATCTGTACCGGTTGCTATAAATGCATTGCCAGATGCCAAAATAGTTGGCGTAATAGATAATATCAGCCCAAATACAAGTTCTAAAAATAACTTCTATGTGGTGAAAGTTAAAATTGATAACTCTAATAATGATATAAAAGCAGGTATGTTTGCGAAAATATCTTTACCAGCTGAAAAGAAGGACAATATCTTGATGGTCCCAAATGAAACAATTAAGATGGAGAATGGTGTAAATTATCTTTATACAGTTGATAATGGTCAGGTTAAGAAGGTATCGGTTGAAATTGGAATTTCAGATGATAAATTTACAGAAGTAACAGGTGAAGTGCAGGAAGACTTGGATGTCATTACTGAAGGCCAAAATTTATTAAGTGATGGAGAAAAAGTAAATTTGGGACAATAG
- the fliB gene encoding flagellin lysine-N-methylase, with amino-acid sequence MKTIIPDYYKDFKCSASKCTDTCCAGWEIIIDEETYKKYNDVSGEFGERLKSNLTLYEDGEPGFILQNGNCPFLNTNNLCDIYTELGEESLCYTCKTYPRFIEKYCDIREIGVSLSCPEAAKLILQDSKTVTFEVSEDDEIENTYDDINFDISAQLISAQKMAIDILQNRSIALNHRLALVLNFAHDIQEKIDENELSEIADIINKYSKEDFQKKLINEFDKYKTKQADKYNTMFKCMNVYKNLNPINDNWPKILEHAINCFHKKADITFYEKQYDAFNEYYKNKIYEYEHLMVYFVFQYFMKAILDEELYSKVTLAVMSYLIIKELNVVRWINNNYNFDINDQIDITHMYSKEVENSEKTLYDLEEMFNTNEIFDLKQLLILIMN; translated from the coding sequence ATGAAAACAATAATACCAGATTATTATAAAGATTTTAAATGCTCTGCTTCAAAATGCACTGATACTTGTTGTGCTGGATGGGAAATTATAATTGATGAAGAAACCTATAAGAAGTATAACGATGTATCTGGTGAATTTGGTGAAAGATTAAAATCTAACTTGACATTATATGAAGATGGAGAGCCTGGTTTTATATTACAAAATGGTAATTGTCCATTTTTAAATACAAATAATCTTTGTGATATCTATACTGAACTTGGAGAAGAAAGTTTATGCTATACTTGCAAGACCTACCCAAGGTTCATAGAAAAATATTGTGATATACGTGAAATAGGAGTTTCTTTATCTTGTCCTGAGGCTGCAAAATTAATTCTTCAAGATTCTAAAACAGTTACTTTTGAAGTTTCAGAGGATGATGAAATAGAAAATACATATGATGATATCAATTTTGATATTTCAGCTCAGCTAATATCAGCTCAGAAAATGGCTATAGATATATTACAAAATCGTTCTATAGCTTTAAATCATAGACTTGCATTAGTACTTAATTTTGCTCACGATATTCAAGAAAAAATAGATGAAAATGAGCTATCAGAAATTGCCGATATAATAAATAAATATTCTAAGGAAGATTTTCAAAAAAAGCTTATTAATGAATTTGATAAGTATAAAACAAAACAAGCTGATAAGTATAATACTATGTTTAAATGTATGAATGTGTATAAAAACCTTAATCCTATTAATGATAACTGGCCTAAAATACTAGAACACGCTATTAACTGTTTTCATAAAAAAGCTGATATCACTTTTTATGAAAAACAATACGATGCTTTTAATGAATATTACAAAAATAAAATCTATGAATATGAACATTTAATGGTATATTTTGTATTTCAATATTTTATGAAAGCTATTTTGGATGAAGAATTATACTCTAAAGTTACACTAGCTGTCATGAGCTATCTTATTATTAAAGAGTTAAATGTGGTGCGTTGGATTAATAATAACTATAACTTTGATATAAATGATCAAATAGATATAACACATATGTATTCTAAGGAAGTAGAAAATTCGGAAAAAACCCTTTATGATCTTGAAGAAATGTTCAATACAAATGAAATATTTGATTTAAAACAATTACTTATTTTAATAATGAATTAA
- a CDS encoding pirin family protein, with product MMKNNVIKINKLSSQWGTSDPFLFLAHHKDAYPKGNNEMGPDASLAGRIIGNDFRGVDGWNMYHGDVIPGFPQHPHRGFETVTIVLNGYVDHADSAGATGRYGAGDVQWLTAGKGCNHTEMFPLVNIEKDNPLELFQIWMNLPKKDKFVEPHYKMLWAEDIPVIQSKDGNGKTSTIRLIFGSYNGIKSLDSSPNSWAGKKDNHVRICLIRMEPEASIELPKVSSTLNRTVYFYEGDKINIQGTSIENYHSVKLAGDEIIEIKNGSKESCLLLLEGEPIGEPVVSYGPFVMNSDKEIRDAFADYRSTGFGGWPWDRDDFVHPREKGRFAKYPDGKIEYR from the coding sequence ATGATGAAAAATAATGTAATTAAAATAAATAAATTAAGTTCTCAATGGGGGACAAGTGACCCTTTTCTATTTTTGGCACACCATAAGGATGCATATCCAAAGGGGAATAATGAAATGGGACCAGATGCATCTCTAGCAGGCAGAATTATTGGCAATGATTTTAGGGGAGTAGATGGCTGGAATATGTATCATGGAGATGTTATTCCAGGATTTCCACAGCATCCACATAGAGGTTTTGAAACAGTTACTATAGTTCTAAATGGGTATGTTGATCATGCAGATTCAGCAGGTGCTACAGGCAGATATGGAGCTGGCGATGTACAGTGGCTTACTGCAGGCAAAGGCTGCAATCATACAGAAATGTTTCCTTTAGTTAATATAGAAAAAGATAATCCGCTTGAACTATTTCAAATTTGGATGAACCTGCCTAAAAAAGATAAGTTTGTAGAACCACATTATAAAATGCTTTGGGCAGAAGATATACCAGTAATACAGTCTAAAGATGGTAATGGAAAAACAAGTACAATAAGACTGATTTTCGGTTCTTATAATGGTATTAAGAGCTTGGATTCCTCGCCTAATTCATGGGCTGGTAAAAAGGATAATCATGTAAGAATCTGCCTTATCCGCATGGAACCTGAAGCTAGTATAGAGCTTCCTAAAGTATCTTCTACCTTAAACAGAACTGTTTATTTCTATGAAGGAGATAAAATAAATATCCAAGGAACAAGTATTGAGAATTATCATAGTGTAAAACTTGCAGGAGATGAAATAATAGAAATAAAAAATGGTTCAAAGGAAAGCTGCCTTCTGCTCTTAGAGGGAGAGCCAATTGGTGAACCTGTCGTAAGTTATGGACCTTTTGTAATGAACTCTGATAAAGAAATTAGGGATGCTTTTGCTGATTATAGAAGCACTGGCTTTGGAGGGTGGCCATGGGATCGAGATGATTTTGTTCATCCAAGAGAAAAAGGAAGATTTGCAAAGTACCCTGATGGTAAAATAGAATATAGATAA